The following proteins are co-located in the Gorilla gorilla gorilla isolate KB3781 chromosome 18, NHGRI_mGorGor1-v2.1_pri, whole genome shotgun sequence genome:
- the LOC129527692 gene encoding serine/arginine repetitive matrix protein 2-like isoform X4: MVKLSIVLTPQFLSHDQGQLTKELQQHVKSVTCPCEYLRKVINTLADHHHRGTDFDESPWLHIIIEFPRSYEVVITLWTVYLWLSFLKTIFQSENGHDGSTDVQQRAWRSNRRRQEGIKIGLEDICPLRKQVETKVQAKIRKTKVIKKVNHHYKINGKRKTAKKQKMFQRAQELRRRAEDYHKCKIPPSARKPLCNWVRMAAAEHRHSSGLPHWPYLTVETLKNRMGHQPPPPTQQHSITDNSLSLKTPSECPLTPLPPSPPPSADDNLKTPPLATQEAEAEKTPKPERRRAADVQPTPERPRAADVQPSPKPERPRAAEMEPSSPEPERPRVADVEPPPKPERQRAADVQPSPKPERPRAADVQPTPKPERPRAADVQPPPKPERPRAADVQPPPKPERRRAADVEPSSPEPERPRVADVEPPPKPERPRATDVQPSPRGEGPLTCNQHRNPRGGGSLTCNHRRNPRGGGPLICNHRSNPRGQGPLTCNHHHPNPRGGGSLTWKHHRNPRGRGPLTWNCHHPNPRGRGPLTWNHHRNPRGLGPLTCNHHRNPRGGGPLTSNQHRNPRGRGPLTWNHHHPNPRGGGSLMWNHHRNPRGRGPLTCNHRRNPRGRAPLTCNHHHPNPRGGGSLTWNHHRNPRVRGPLTCSHHRNPRVRGPLTWNHHHPNPERRRAADVQPPPKPERPRAADVDPSSPEPERPRVADVEPPPKPERPRAADVQPSPKPERPRAADVQPSLKPERPRAADMEPSSPEPERPRAADMQPSPKPERPRAADVEPSSPEPERPRVGDVEPPPKPERQRAADVQPSPKPERPRANDVQPSPKPERQRAADVQPSPKPERPRAADMEPSSPEPERPRVGDVEPPPKPERQRAADVQPSPKPERPKAADVQPPPKPERRRAADVEPSSPEPERPRAADVQPPPKPERRRAADVQPSPKPERQRAADVQPSPKPERPRAADVEPPPKPERPRAADVQPSPKPERPRAADVEPSSPEPERPSVADVQPSPKPERRRAADVQPPPKPERRRAADVEPSSPEPERPRVADVEPPPKPERPRAADVQPSPKPERPRAADVQPPPKPERPRAADVQPSPKPERPKAADVQPSPKPKRPRATDVEPPPKPERPRAADVQPSPKPERPRAANMEPSSPEPERPRVADVEPPPKPERPRAADVQPSPKPERPRAADVQPSPKPERPRAADMEPSSPEPERPRVADVQPSLKPERRRAADVQPSPKPERPRAADTEPSSPEPERPRVADVEPPPKPERPRAADVEPPPKPERPRVADVEPPPKPERPRAADVQPSSKPERRRATDVQPSPKPERPRAADMEPSSPEPERPRVADVEPPPKPERPRAADVQPSPKPERRRAADVQPTPKPERPRAADVQPTPKPERRRAADVQPSPNPERRRAADVQPTPERPRAADVQPSPKPERPRATDVEPSSPEPKRRRVTDVEPPPKPERPRAADVQPSPKHERRRAADVPPSPKPERRGAADMQPSPKPERPRAADMETSSPEPERPRAADVQPPPKPERPRAADMEPSSPEPERPRAADVQPSPKPERPRAADVQPSPKPERRGAADMQPSPKPERPRAADMEPSSPEPERPRVADVEPPPKPERQRAADVQPTPKPERRRAADVQPSPKPERPRAADMEPSSPEPERPRAADVQPSPKPERRRAADVQPSPKPERPRAADVQPTPKPERPRAADVQPSPKPERRRAADVQPSPNPERWRAADVQPSPNPERPRAADMEPSSPEPERPRAADVQPSPNPERPRAADMEPSSPEPERRRAADVQPSPKPERPRAADMEPSSPEPERPRVADVEPPPKPERPRVADVQPSPKPERPRAADVQPSPKPERPRAADMEPSSPEPERPRVADVEPPPKPERPRAADVQPTPKPERPRAADVQPSPKPERPRAADVQPSPKPEWRRAADVEPPPKPERRRAADVQPSPRGGGPLTCNQHRNPRGGGPLTCNHRQNPRGGEPLTWNHHHPNPRGRGPLTWNHHRNPRDGGSLTCNHRRNPRGRGPLTCNHRRNRRGGGPLTCNHRRNPRGGGPLTCNQHPRGLRPLTCNHHRNPRGEGPLTCNHRRNPRGRGPLTCNHHHPNPRGRGPLTWNHHRNPRGSLTCNHRRNPRGGGPLTCNHRRNPRGGGPLTCNQHTRGLGPLTCNHHRNPRGGGPLTCNQHRNPRGRGPLTCNHHRNPRGRGPLTWNHHHPNPRGGGSLTWNHHRNPRGRGPLTCNHHRNPRGRGPLTCSHCRNPRGRGPLTCNHHHPNPRGGVSLTWNHHRNPRGQGPLTWNHHHPNPERRRVADVEPPPKPERPRAADVQPSPKPEGRRAADMQPSPKPERPRAADVQPPPKPERPRAPDVEPSSPEPKRRRVADVQPSPKPERWRATDVQPSPKPERPRAADMEPSSPEPERPRAADMEPSSPEPERPRVADVQPPRKPKRPRAADVQPSTKPERPRAADVQPSPKPERRRAADVQPTPKPERRRATDVQPSPKPERPRAADMEPSSPEPERPRAADVQPSPKPERPRAADTEPSSPEPERPRVADVEPPPKPERPRAADVEPTPKPERPRAADVQPTPKPERPRAADVQPSPKPERPRAADVQPSPKPERRRAADVEPSSPEPKRRRVADVEPPPKPQRRRAADVQPSPRGREPLTCNHRRNPRGGGPLTCNQHRNPRGQGPLTWNHHHPNPRGRGSVTWNHHRNPRGRGSLTCNHRRNPRGGGPLTCNHRRNPRGRGPLTCNHHHPNPRGGGSLTCNHRRNPRGGGPLTCNQHTRGLGPLTCNHHRNPRGGGLLTCNQHRNPRGRGPLMWNHHHPNPRGGGSLTWNHHRNPRSRGPLMCNHHHPNPGRRRVADVEPPPKPERPRAADVQPSPKPERWRAADVQPPPKPEGPRAADVEPSSPEPKRRRVADVEPPPKPEGPRAADMQPPPKPERPRAADVQPTLKPERPRAPDVEPSSPEPKRRRVADVQPPPKPERPRAADVQPSPRGRGPLTCNQHRNPRGGGPLTCNHRQNPRDRGPLTWNHHHPNPRGRGPLTWNHHRNPRGGGSLTCNHRRNPRGRGPLTCNHRRNRRGGGPLTCNHRRNPRGGGPLTCNQHTRGLGPLTCNHHRNPRGGGPLTCNQHRNPRGRGPLTWNHHHPNPRGGGSLTWNHHRNPRGRGPLTCNHHRNPRGRGPLTCNHCRNPRGRGPLTCNHHHPNPRGGGSLTWNHHRNPRGRGPLTWNHHHPNPERPRAADVQPSPKPERPRAADVQPSPKPERPRAADVQPTPKPERPRAADVQPSPKPERRRAADVQPSPKPEKPRAADVQPPPKPERPRAADVEPSSPEPKRRRVADVEPPPKPERPRAADVQPPPKPERQRATDVQPPPKPERPRAADVQPTPKPERPRAPDMEPPCKLRRPRVADVEPSSPEPKRRRVADVQPPPKPERPRAADVQPSPKPERPRAADVQPTPKPERPRAADVQPSPRGGGPLTCNHRRNPRGGGPLTCNHRRNPRRGGPLTCNHRRNPRGGGPLMCNHRRNPRGRGPLTCNHHHPNPRGGV, translated from the exons GAAAATGTTTCAACGTGCGCAAGAGTTGCGGCGGCGGGCAGAGGACTACCACAAATGCAAA ATCCCCCCTTCTGCAAGAAAGCCTCTTTGCAACTGG GTCAGAATGGCGGCAGCGGAGCATCGTCATTCTTCAGGATTGCCCCACTGGCCCTACCTCACagttgaaactttaaaaaacaggatGGGCCACCAGCCACCTCCTCCAACTCAACAACATTCTATAACTGATAACTCCCTGAGCCTCAAGACACCTTCCGAGTGTCcgctcactcctcttccaccctcacctccaccctcagcggatgataatctcaagacacctcccttagctactcaggaggctgaggcagaaaaaacacccaaacccgagaggcggagggccgctgacgtgcaaccaacacCCGAGAGGCctagggccgctgacgtgcaaccatcaccgaaacccgagaggccgagggccgctgagatggaaccatcatcacccgaacccgagaggccgagggtcgctgacgtggaaccaccaccgaaacccgagaggcagagggccgctgacgtgcaaccatcaccgaaacccgagaggccgagggccgctgacgtgcaaccaacaccgaaacccgagaggccgagggccgctgacgtgcaaccaccaccgaaacccgagaggccgagggcggctgacgtgcaaccaccaccgaaacccgagaggcggagggccgctgacgtggaaccatcatcacccgaacccgagaggccgagggtcgctgacgtggaaccaccaccgaaacccgagaggccgagggccactgacgtgcaaccatcaccgagaGGCgaagggccgctgacgtgcaaccaacaccgaaacccgagaggcggagggtcACTGACATGCAaccatcgccgaaacccgagaggcggagggccgctgataTGCAACCATCGCAGTAACCCGAGAGGCCAAGGGCCCCTGACttgcaaccatcatcacccgaacccaagaggcggagggtcgctgacgtggaagcaccaccgaaacccgagaggccgagggccactGACATGGAACtgtcatcacccgaacccaagaggcagagggccgctgacgtggaaccaccaccgaaacccgagaggcctaGGGCCACTGacatgcaaccatcaccgaaacccaagaggcggagggccgctgacgtccaaccaacaccgaaacccgagaggccgagggccgctgacatggaaccatcatcacccaaacccaagaggcggagggtcgctgatgtggaaccaccaccgaaacccgagaggcagggggccgctgacgtgcaaccatcgccgaaacccgagaggccgagcgcccctgacgtgcaaccatcatcacccgaacccaagaggcggagggtcgctgacgtggaaccaccaccgaaacccgagagtccgagggccgctgacgtgcagccatcaccgaaacccgagagtccgagggccgctgacgtggaaccatcatcacccgaaccccgagaggcggagggccgctgacgtgcaaccaccaccgaaacccgagaggccgagggccgctgacgtggatccatcatcacccgaacccgagaggccgagggtcgctgacgtggaaccaccaccgaaacccgagaggccgagggccgctgacgtgcaaccatcaccgaaacccgagaggccgagggccgctgacgtgcaaccatcactgaaacccgagaggccgagggccgctgacatggaaccatcatcacccgaacccgagaggccgagggccgctgacatgcaaccatcaccgaaacccgagaggccgagggccgctgacgtggaaccatcatcacccgaacccgagaggccgagggtcgGTGACGtcgaaccaccaccgaaacccgagaggcagagggccgctgatgtgcaaccatcaccgaaacccgagaggccgagggccaatgacgtgcaaccatcaccgaaacccgagaggcagagggccgctgacgtgcaaccatcaccgaaacccgagaggccgagggctgctgacatggaaccatcatcacccgaacccgagaggccgagggtcggtgacgtggaaccaccaccgaaacccgagaggcagagggccgctgacgtgcaaccatcaccaaaacccgagaggccgaaGGCCGCTGATGtgcaaccaccaccgaaacccgagaggcggagggccgctgacgtggaaccatcatcacccgaacccgagaggccgagggccgctgacgtgcaaccaccaccgaaacccgagaggcggagggccgctgacgtgcaaccatcaccgaaacccgagaggcagagggccgctgacgtgcaaccatcgccgaaacccgagaggccgagggccgctgacgtggaaccaccaccgaaacccgagaggccaagggccgctgacgtgcaaccatcaccgaaacccgagaggccgagggccgctgacgtggaaccatcatcacccgaacccgagaggccgagtgtcgctgacgtgcaaccatcaccgaaacccgagaggcggagggctgctgacgtgcaaccaccaccgaaacccgagaggcggagggccgctgacgtggaaccatcatcacccgaacccgagaggccgagggtcgctgacgtggaaccaccaccgaaacccgagaggccgagggccgctgacgtgcaaccatcaccgaaacccgagaggccgagggccgctgacgtacaaccaccaccgaaacccgagaggccgagggccgctgacgtgcaaccatcaccgaaacccgagaggccgaaggccgctgacgtgcaaccatcgccgAAACCCAAGAGGCCGAGGGccactgacgtggaaccaccaccgaaacccgagaggccgagggccgctgacgtgcaaccatcaccgaaacccgagaggccgagggccgctaacatggaaccatcatcacccgaacccgagaggccgagggtcgctgacgtggaaccaccaccgaaacccgagaggccgagggccgctgacgtgcaaccatcaccgaaacccgagaggccgagggccgctgacgtgcaaccatcaccgaaacccgagaggccgagggccgctgacatggaaccatcatcacccgaacccgagaggccgagggtcgctgacgtgcaaccatcactgaaacccgagaggcggagggccgctgacgtgcaaccatcaccaaaacccgagaggccgagggccgctgacacggaaccatcatcacccgaacccgagagaccgagggtcgctgacgtggaaccaccaccgaaacccgagaggccgagggccgctgacgtggaaccaccaccgaaacccgagaggccgagggtcgctgacgtggaaccaccaccgaaacccgagaggccgagggccgctgacgtgcaaccatcatcgaaacccgagaggcggagggccactgacgtgcaaccatcaccgaaacccgagaggccgagggccgctgacatggaaccatcatcacccgaacccgagaggccgagggtcgctgacgtggaaccaccaccaaaacccgagaggccgagggccgctgacgtgcaaccatcgccgaaacccgagaggcggagggccgctgacgtgcaaccaacaccgaaacccgagaggccgagggccgctgacgtgcaaccaacaccgaaacccgagaggcggagggccgctgacgtgcaaccatcgccgaaccccgagaggcggagggccgctgacgtgcaaccaacacCCGAGAGGCctagggccgctgacgtgcaaccatcgccgaaacccgagaggccgagggccactgacgtggaaccatcatcacctgaacccaagaggcggagggtcactgacgtggaaccaccaccgaaacccgagaggccgagggccgctgacgtgcaaccatcgccgaaacacgagaggcggagggccgctgacgtgccaccatcaccgaaacccgagaggcggggGGCCGCTGacatgcaaccatcaccgaaacccgagaggccgagggccgctgacatggAAACATCCTCAcccgaacccgagaggccgagggccgctgacgtgcaaccaccaccgaaacccgagaggccgagggccgctgacatggaaccatcatcacccgaacccgagaggccgagggccgctgacgtgcaaccatcaccgaaacccgagaggccgagggccgctgacgtgcaaccatcaccgaaacccgagaggcggggGGCCGCTGacatgcaaccatcaccgaaacccgagaggccgagggccgctgacatggaaccatcatcacccgaacccgagaggccgagggtcgctgacgtggaaccaccaccgaaaccggagaggcagagggccgctgacgtgcaaccaacaccgaaacccgagaggcggagggccgctgacgtgcaaccatcaccgaaacccgagaggccgagggccgctgacatggaaccatcatcacccgaacccgagaggccgagggccgctgacgtgcaaccatcaccaaaacccgagaggcggagggccgctgacgtgcaaccatcaccgaaacccgagaggccgagggccgctgacgtgcaaccaacaccgaaacccgagaggcctaGGGCCGctgatgtgcaaccatcaccgaaacccgagaggcggagggccgctgacgtgcaaccatcaccgaaccccgagaggtggagggccgctgacgtgcaaccatcaccgaaccccgagaggccgagggccgctgacatggaaccatcatcacccgaacccgagaggccgagggccgctgacgtgcaaccatcaccgaaccccgagaggccgagggccgctgacatggaaccatcatcacccgaacccgagaggcggagggccgctgacgtgcaaccatcaccgaaacccgagaggccgagggccgctgacatggaaccatcatcacccgaacccgagaggccgagggtcgctgacgtggaaccaccaccgaaacccgagaggccgagggtcgctgacgtgcaaccatcaccgaaacccgagaggccgagggccgctgacgtgcaaccatcaccgaaacccgagaggccgagggccgctgacatggaaccatcatcacccgaacccgagaggccgagggtcgctgacgtggaaccaccaccgaaacccgagaggccgagggccgctgacgtgcaaccaacaccgaaacccgagaggccgagggccgctgacgtgcaaccatcgccgaaacccgagaggcctagggccgctgacgtgcaaccatcaccgaaacccgagtggcggagggccgctgacgtggaaccaccaccgaaacccgagaggcggagggccgctgacgtgcaaccatcaccgagaggcggagggccgctgacgtgcaaccaacaccgaaacccgagaggcggagggccgctgacgtgcaaccaccgccaaaacccgagaggcggagagccgctgacgtggaaccatcatcacccgaacccaagaggcagagggccgctgacgtggaaccaccaccgaaacccgagagacGGAGGGTCGCTGACATGCAACcaccgccgaaacccgagaggccgagggccgctgacgtgcaaccaccgTCGAAACCGGAGAggtggagggccgctgacgtgcaaccatcgccgaaacccgagaggcggagggccgctgacgtgcaaccaacacCCGAGAGGCCTACGgccactgacgtgcaaccatcaccgaaacccaaGAGGCgaagggccgctgacgtgcaaccatcgccgaaacccgagaggccgagggcccctgacgtgcaaccatcatcacccgaacccaagaggcagaggaccgctgacgtggaaccaccaccgaaacccgcgagggtcgctgacgtgcaaccaccgccgaaacccgagaggcggagggccgctgacgtgcaaccatcgccgaaacccgagaggcggagggccgctgacgtgcaaccaacacACAAGAGGCCTAGGgccactgacgtgcaaccatcaccgaaacccaagaggcggagggccgctgacgtgcaaccaacaccgaaacccgagaggccgaggtccgctgacgtgcaaccatcaccgaaacccgagaggccgagggccgctgacatggaaccatcatcacccgaacccaagaggcggagggtcgctgacgtggaaccaccaccgaaacccgagaggcagagggccgctgacgtgcaaccatcaccgaaacccgagaggccgagggccgctgacctgcAGCCAttgccgaaacccgagaggtCGAGGGCccctgacgtgcaaccatcatcacccgaacccaagaggtggagtgtcgctgacgtggaaccaccaccgaaacccgagaggccaagggccgctgacgtggaaccatcatcacccgaaccccgagaggcggagggtcgctgacgtggaaccaccaccaaaacccgagaggccgagggccgctgacgtgcaaccatcgccgaaacccgaggggcggagggccgctgacatgcaaccatcgccgaaacccgagaggccgagggccgctgacgtgcaaccaccaccgaaacccgagaggccgagggcccctgacgtggaaccatcatcacccgaacccaagaggcggagggtcgctgacgtgcaaccatcaccgaaacccgagaggtggagggccactgacgtgcaaccatcaccgaaacccgagaggccgagggccgctgacatggaaccatcctcacccgaacccgagaggccgagggccgctgacatggaaccatcctcacccgaacccgagaggccgagggtcgctgacgtgcaaccaccaCGGAAACccaagaggccgagggccgctgacgtgcaaccatcgacgaaacccgagaggcctagggccgctgacgtgcaaccatcaccgaaacccgagaggcggagggccgctgacgtgcaaccaacaccgaaacccgagaggcggagggccactgacgtgcaaccatcaccgaaacccgagaggccgagggccgctgacatggaaccatcatcacccgaacccgagaggccgagggccgctgacgtgcaaccatcaccgaaacccgagaggccgagggccgctgacacggaaccatcatcacccgaacccgagaggccgagggtcgctgacgtggaaccaccaccgaaacccgagaggccgagggccgctgacgtggaaccaacaccgaaacccgagaggccgagggccgctgacgtgcaaccaacaccgaaacccgagaggccgagggccgctgatgtgcaaccatcgccgaaacccgagaggccgagggccgctgacgtgcaaccatcaccaaaacccgagaggcggagggccgctgacgtggaaccatcatcacccgaacccaagaggcggagggtcgctgatgtggaaccaccaccgaaaccccagaggcggagggccgctgacgtgcaaccatcaccgagaGGCAGAgagccgctgacgtgcaaccatcgccgaaacccaagaggcggagggccgctgacgtgcaaccaacaccgaaacccgagaggccaagggccgctgacatggaaccatcatcacccgaacccaagaggcagagggtcggtgacgtggaaccaccaccgaaacccgagaggccgagggtcgCTGACATGCAACcaccgccgaaacccgagaggcggagggccgctgacgtgcaaccatcgccgaaacccgagaggccgagggccccTGACttgcaaccatcatcacccgaacccaagaggcggagggtcgctgacgtgcaaccaccgtcgaaacccgagaggcggagggccgctgacgtgcaaccaacacACGAGAGGCCTAGGgccactgacgtgcaaccatcaccgaaacccaagaggcggagggctgctgacgtgcaaccaacaccgaaacccgagaggccgagggccgctgatgtggaaccatcatcacccgaacccaagagggggagggtcgctgacgtggaaccaccaccgaaacccgagaagCCGAGGGCCGCtgatgtgcaaccatcatcacccgaaccccggaaggcggagggtcgctgacgtggaaccaccaccgaaacccgagaggccgagggccgctgacgtgcaaccatcaccgaaacccgagaggtggagggccgctgacgtgcaaccaccaccgaaacccgaggggccaagggccgctgacgtggaaccatcatcacccgaacccaagaggcggagggtcgctgacgtggaaccaccaccgaaacccgaagggccgagggccgctgacatgCAACcaccgccgaaacccgagaggccgagggccgctgacgtgcaaccaacactgaaacccgagaggccgagggcccctgacgtggaaccatcatcacccgaacccaagaggcggagggtcgctgacgtgcaaccaccgccgaaacccgagaggccgagggccgctgacgtgcaaccatcaccgagaggccgagggccgctgacgtgcaaccaacaccgaaacccgagaggcggagggccgctgacgtgcaaccaccgccaaaacccgagagacagagggccgctgacgtggaaccatcatcacccgaacccaagaggcagagggccgctgacgtggaaccaccaccgaaacccgagaggcggagggtcgctgacATGCAACcaccgccgaaacccgagaggccgagggccgctgacgtgcaaccaccgTCGAAACCGGAGAggtggagggccgctgacgtgcaaccatcgccgaaacccgagaggcggagggccgctgacgtgcaaccaacacACGAGAGGCCTAGGgccactgacgtgcaaccatcaccgaaacccaagaggcggagggccgctgacgtgcaaccaacaccgaaacccgagaggccgagggccgctgacatggaaccatcatcacccgaacccaagaggcggagggtcgctgacgtggaaccaccaccgaaacccgagaggcagagggccgctgacgtgcaaccatcaccgaaacccgagaggccgagggccgctgacctgcAACCAttgccgaaacccgagaggccgagggcccctgacgtgcaaccatcatcacccgaacccaagaggcggagggtcgctgacgtggaaccaccaccgaaacccgagaggccgagggccgctgacgtggaaccatcatcacccgaaccccgagaggccgagggccgctgacgtgcaaccatcgccgaaacccgagaggccgagggccgctgacgtgcaaccatcgccgaaacccgagaggccgagggccgctgacgtgcaaccaactccgaaacccgagaggccgagggccgctgacgtgcaaccatcgccgaaacccgagaggcggagggctgctgacgtgcaaccatcaccgaaacccgagaagccgagggccgctgacgtgcaaccaccaccgaaacccgagaggccgagggccgctgacgtggaaccatcatcacccgaacccaagaggcggagggtcgctgacgtggaaccaccaccgaaacccgagaggccgagggccgctgacgtgcaaccaccgccgaaacccgagaggcagagggccactgacgtgcaaccaccgccaaaacccgagaggccgagggccgctgacgtgcaaccaacaccgaaacccgagaggccaagGGCCCCTGACATGGAACCACCATGCaaactcaggaggccgagggtcgctgacgtggaaccatcatcacccgaacccaagaggcggagggtcgctgacgtgcaaccaccgccgaaacccgagaggccgagggccgctgacgtgcaaccatcgccgaaacccgagaggccgagggccgctgacgtgcaaccaacaccgaaacccgagaggccgagggccgctgacgtgcaaccatcaccgagaggtggagggccgctgacgtgcaaccaccgccgaaacccgagaggcggagggccgctgacgtgcaaccaccgCCGAAACCCGAGgcgcggagggccgctgacgtgcaaccaccgccgaaacccgagaggcggagggccgctgatgTGCAACcaccgccgaaacccgagaggccgagggccgctgacatgcaaccatcatcacccgaacccaagaggcggagtttGA